Genomic DNA from Mauremys mutica isolate MM-2020 ecotype Southern chromosome 13, ASM2049712v1, whole genome shotgun sequence:
CAGGGCCCAACCAAGCAAGGATAGGGGATAGAATGCTGTCATGCACTTGTGGAGGGTTACTACCCCCTAGAGCATGTgtgagggagcagggaaagaactgggACTCTGCTCAAGCAGCCCAACGGGCCTGGAACAGAGCTTGATCCATTTACCAGTCTGCACAGCTTTTCTCCTGCATGCGTTTTACATGGCTATCCCACTGCATGCATTTTGCACAGCTCTCCGGTTGCACACATTTCACACAGATTTCCTGCCTCACACGTATTTCACAGCTGTCCTGTTGCAAACGTTTTCCACATCTCTTCCCTTGCATGCATTTTCAACAGTTCTCTTGTGGCATGGATTTTTGCATGGCTTTCCCATCGCATGCGTTCTTCATAGCTCTCCTTTGCATGCGTTCTGCAGGGCTCCCTTATTGGATGTATTTTTGTTCTTCTCTCCTCTTGAACAGATTTTAAAGCTGGAGTCGGGGGCAGAGTCTTGAGTCTCCCAGAatcggggggagcccagggagacCCCAGGAGTCAGGGCAGCCAGATGCTCcatttcatcttttaaaaaaagtaaaacaaactgtatgatttttctgaaatgttaaatttcacaatttcatttctgcaggaaattttgaattttcaagTTTTTATGCCAAATCAGAAtgagaacatttttgttttttaaaccctgGAATTTTCCTGTGGAACAGAATTCCcaagttttgaccagctctccAGGTGTTGCATGGTTCTCCTTGTGCGTGTATTCTGCACATTTTTCCTGGCTCTCCTCTTACACAGGGCTTCAGAATATTGGTACCAAATAACTGCCATCACTTCTTGCAACATCTATCCCTCAACTAACTACCTGCCTCTCCCATCATGTCTGTTCTTCCAGGGGCAATAAACCCAAGACGGAACATGGTGGCACGGAATGAGAGCAGGGTGAATGAGTTCATCCTTTCTGGCCTGAGCACCAACCACACCCTGGAGCTGGTCCTGTTCGCCTTCTTCACAGTCATCTATGTGTTGATCCTGCTGGGGAACACGCTCATTGTCTTCACCATTGCCTACGACCAATGCctgcacacccccatgtactttttcctcagcAATCTCTCTTTCATTGACGTCTGTCACTCCTCAGTGGTGATGCCCAAGATGCTGGCTGACTTCCTAGTGGAGAGGAAGACCATCTCCTTTGGCGAATGCATTGCCCAGATGTTCTTCCTCCACCTCTTCGCCTGCACCGAGATCTTCCTCCTCACCATCATGGCCTACGACCGCTACGCAGCCATCTGCAACCCCATGCGCTATGGCACCATCATGAGCCACAAGTTCTGCCTGAAGCTGGCTGCAGCCATGTGGCTGGGTGGGCTGGTCCACTCCGtggccctgactgccctgaccctaaACCTCCCATACTGTGGCCCCAATGCCATTGACAACTTCTTCTGCGACGTCCCATTGGTCCTCAAGCTGGCCTGCGCTGACACCTATGTCTTTGAGGTGCTCATCGTCTCCAACTCGGGGCTCATCTCCGTGATCTGCTTCGTGGTGCTGGTGGTCTCCTACGGCATCATCCTCGTCTCCCTGAGGAACCACTTCTCCGAGGGGCGGCACAAGGCACTCTCCACCTGCGCCGCCCACCTGACGGTGGTGACGCTCTTCCTGGGCCACTGCATCTTTATCTATCTCAGGCCGGCCAAGAGCCTGGCCGCAGACAAGGTGGTGTCAGTGTTCTTCACGGCTGTCACTCCACTGCTTAACCCCATCATCTACACCCTGAGGAACGAGGACATGCAGCAGGCACTGCGCAAACTGCAGGCGAGGCAGGTCAATTCCAGAATCAAATGACCCTGAGTCCCAAGGAATCgtttttggggcagttctctggcctgggtcatgcaggaggccagactagatgatcacagtggtctcttctggcctttgtatctatgactctatgaataTTTATCTCTTCTCCACCACCCATCACTGTTTTATCTGGGTATCTGTCCATCTTTAGGGG
This window encodes:
- the LOC123348198 gene encoding olfactory receptor 4E1-like, whose protein sequence is MVARNESRVNEFILSGLSTNHTLELVLFAFFTVIYVLILLGNTLIVFTIAYDQCLHTPMYFFLSNLSFIDVCHSSVVMPKMLADFLVERKTISFGECIAQMFFLHLFACTEIFLLTIMAYDRYAAICNPMRYGTIMSHKFCLKLAAAMWLGGLVHSVALTALTLNLPYCGPNAIDNFFCDVPLVLKLACADTYVFEVLIVSNSGLISVICFVVLVVSYGIILVSLRNHFSEGRHKALSTCAAHLTVVTLFLGHCIFIYLRPAKSLAADKVVSVFFTAVTPLLNPIIYTLRNEDMQQALRKLQARQVNSRIK